From the Candidatus Saccharimonadia bacterium genome, the window GCTGGGGACTGTCGTGAATTTCGTGTGTGAGCGGGCATAATGGGAAAGAAGGAGACCCGGAATGCCCCGACGTAAAGAACCTACGATACCGAATGCGCTTCTCGATCAATTGCTGGCAGGCGGCGACGCGAGTGCGGCGTTCGACCAGGGCGGGCTGCTCGATTCGCTGAAGAAAGCTTTGACCGAGAGAGCGCTGAACGCAGAGATGGATCATCACCTCGCCAGCGACGGCAGCACCGGCAACACCCGCAACGGTTATGGCCGCAAGACGGTGATGACGGACACGGGCAAGCTGGAGCTCGACGTGCCGCGTGACCGCGAGGCGAGCTTCGATCCGCAACTGATCCCCAAATATCAGCGCCGCTTTCCGGGGTTCGACGAGAAGATCGTGTCGATGTATGCGCGCGGCATGAGCACCCGGGAGATCACGGGGCACCTGCAGGAGCTTTACGGGATCGAGGTGTCGCCCGATCTGATCAGCACGGTCACGGATGCCGTGCTCGACGAGGTCGCCGCCTGGCAGCAACGGCCGCTCGATGCGGTTTACCCGCTTGTCTTTTTCGATGCGATCCGCGTCAAGATCCGCGACGAAGGCATGGTCCGCAACAAGGCGATCCATATCGCCCTGGGCGTCCGCGCGGATGGCGGCAAGGAGGTTCTCGGCCTGTGGCTGGAGCAGAATGAAGGGGCCAAATTCTGGCTGCGCGTCATGAACGAGCTGAAGAACCGCGGCGTCGAAGATATCCTGCTTGCGGTTGTCGACGGCCTCAAGGGCTTTCCGGACGCGATCACCGCCGTGTTCCCGGATGCGACCGTTCAGACCTGCATCGTCCATCTGCTGCGCAATTCCATGGACTTCGTGTCCTGGAAGGATCGCAAGGGACTGGCGACGGCGCTGAAGGACATCTATCGCGCCATCGATGCCG encodes:
- a CDS encoding IS256 family transposase, coding for MPRRKEPTIPNALLDQLLAGGDASAAFDQGGLLDSLKKALTERALNAEMDHHLASDGSTGNTRNGYGRKTVMTDTGKLELDVPRDREASFDPQLIPKYQRRFPGFDEKIVSMYARGMSTREITGHLQELYGIEVSPDLISTVTDAVLDEVAAWQQRPLDAVYPLVFFDAIRVKIRDEGMVRNKAIHIALGVRADGGKEVLGLWLEQNEGAKFWLRVMNELKNRGVEDILLAVVDGLKGFPDAITAVFPDATVQTCIVHLLRNSMDFVSWKDRKGLATALKDIYRAIDADAAEKALTGFEAGPWGQRYPAIGQSWRRAWGEVIPFFAFPEEVRRIVYTTNAIEALNSKLRRAVRARGHFPSDDAATKLLYLILNRSEKEWRMPPREWSMAKAQFAVIFGERFIKAMAA